Proteins from a genomic interval of Homo sapiens chromosome 6 genomic scaffold, GRCh38.p14 alternate locus group ALT_REF_LOCI_2 HSCHR6_MHC_COX_CTG1:
- the MDC1 gene encoding mediator of DNA damage checkpoint protein 1 isoform X1, whose translation MGHPTFPTCQQFPSRVAYFQIMEDTQAIDWDVEEEEETEQSSESLRCNVEPVGRLHIFSGAHGPEKDFPLHLGKNVVGRMPDCSVALPFPSISKQHAEIEILAWDKAPILRDCGSLNGTQILRPPKVLSPGVSHRLRDQELILFADLLCQYHRLDVSLPFVSRGPLTVEETPRVQGETQPQRLLLAEDSEEEVDFLSERRMVKKSRTTSSSVIVPESDEEGHSPVLGGLGPPFAFNLNSDTDVEEGQQPATEEASSAARRGATVEAKQSEAEVVTEIQLEKDQPLVKERDNDTKVKRGAGNGVVPAGVILERSQPPGEDSDTDVDDDSRPPGRPAEVHLERAQPFGFIDSDTDAEEERIPATPVVIPMKKRKIFHGVGTRGPGAPGLAHLQESQAGSDTDVEEGKAPQAVPLEKSQASMVINSDTDDEEEVSAALTLAHLKESQPAIWNRDAEEDMPQRVVLLQRSQTTTERDSDTDVEEEELPVENREAVLKDHTKIRALVRAHSEKDQPPFGDSDDSVEADKSSPGIHLERSQASTTVDINTQVEKEVPPGSAIIHIKKHQVSVEGTNQTDVKAVGGPAKLLVVSLEEAWPLHGDCETDAEEGTSLTASVVADVRKSQLPAEGDAGAEWAAAVLKQERAHEVGAQGGPPVAQVEQDLPISRENLTDLVVDTDTLGESTQPQREGAQVPTGREREQHVGGTKDSEDNYGDSEDLDLQATQCFLENQGLEAVQSMEDEPTQAFMLTPPQELGPSHCSFQTTGTLDEPWEVLATQPFCLRESEDSETQPFDTHLEAYGPCLSPPRAIPGDQHPESPVHTEPMGIQGRGRQTVDKVMGIPKETAERVGPERGPLERETEKLLPERQTDVTGEEELTKGKQDREQKQLLARDTQRQESDKNGESASPERDRESLKVEIETSEEIQEKQVQKQTLPSKAFEREVERPVANRECDPAELEEKVPKVILERDTQRGEPEGGSQDQKGQASSPTPEPGVGAGDLPGPTSAPVPSGSQSGGRGSPVSPRRHQKGLLNCKMPPAEKASRIRAAEKVSRGDQESPDACLPPTVPEAPAPPQKPLNSQSQKHLAPPPLLSPLLPSIKPTVRKTRQDGSQEAPEAPLSSELEPFHPKPKIRTRKSSRMTPFPATSAAPEPHPSTSTAQPVTPKPTSQATRSRTNRSSVKTPEPVVPTAPELQPSTSTDQPVTSEPTSQVTRGRKSRSSVKTPETVVPTALELQPSTSTDRPVTSEPTSQATRGRKNRSSVKTPEPVVPTAPELQPSTSTDQPVTSEPTYQATRGRKNRSSVKTPEPVVPTAPELRPSTSTDRPVTPKPTSRTTRSRTNMSSVKTPETVVPTAPELQISTSTDQPVTPKPTSRTTRSRTNMSSVKNPESTVPIAPELPPSTSTEQPVTPEPTSRATRGRKNRSSGKTPETLVPTAPKLEPSTSTDQPVTPEPTSQATRGRTNRSSVKTPETVVPTAPELQPSTSTDQPVTPEPTSQATRGRTDRSSVKTPETVVPTAPELQASASTDQPVTSEPTSRTTRGRKNRSSVKTPETVVPAAPELQPSTSTDQPVTPEPTSRATRGRTNRSSVKTPESIVPIAPELQPSTSRNQLVTPEPTSRATRCRTNRSSVKTPEPVVPTAPEPHPTTSTDQPVTPKLTSRATRRKTNRSSVKTPKPVEPAASDLEPFTPTDQSVTPEAIAQGGQSKTLRSSTVRAMPVPTTPEFQSPVTTDQPISPEPITQPSCIKRQRAAGNPGSLAAPIDHKPCSAPLEPKSQASRNQRWGAVRAAESLTAIPEPASPQLLETPIHASQIQKVEPAGRSRFTPELQPKASQSRKRSLATMDSPPHQKQPQRGEVSQKTVIIKEEEEDTAEKPGKEEDVVTPKPGKRKRDQAEEEPNRIPSRSLRRTKLNQESTAPKVLFTGVVDARGERAVLALGGSLAGSAAEASHLVTDRIRRTVKFLCALGRGIPILSLDWLHQSRKAGFFLPPDEYVVTDPEQEKNFGFSLQDALSRARERRLLEGYEIYVTPGVQPPPPQMGEIISCCGGTYLPSMPRSYKPQRVVITCPQDFPHCSIPLRVGLPLLSPEFLLTGVLKQEAKPEAFVLSPLEMSST comes from the exons ATGGGGCATCCTACTTTCCCTACCTGTCAACAGTTTCCCTCTAGAGTGGCATATTTTCAG ATCATGGAGGACACCCAGGCTATTGACTGGGATgttgaagaagaggaggagacagagcAATCCAGTGAATCCTTGAGGTGTAACGTGGAGCCAGTAGGGCGGCTACATATCTTTAGTGGTGCCCATGGACCAGAAAAAG ATTTCCCACTACACCTCGGGAAGAATGTGGTAGGCCGAATGCCTGACTGCTCTGTGGCCCTGCCCTTTCCATCTATCTCCAAACAACATGCAGAGATTGAAATCTTAGCCTGGGACAAGGCACCTATCCTCCGAGACTGTGGGAGCCTTAATGGTACTCAAATCCTGAGACCTCCTAAGGTTTTGAGCCCTGGGGTGAGTCACCGTCTGAGGGACCAGGAATTGATTCTCTTTGCTGACTTGCTCTGCCAGTACCATCGCCTGGATGTCTCTCTGCCCTTTGTCTCCCGGGGCCCTCTGACAGTAGAAGAGACACCCAGAGTACAGGGAGAAACTCAACCCCAGAGGCTTCTGTTGGCTGAGGACTCGGAGGAGGAAGTAG attttctttctgaaaggCGTATGGTAAAAAAATCAAGGACCACATCTTCCTCTGTGATAGTTCCAGAGAG TGATGAAGAGGGGCATTCCCCGGTCCTGGGCGGCCTTGGGCCGCCTTTTGCCTTCAATTTGAACAGTGACACAGATGTGGAAGAAGGTCAGCAACCAGCCACAGAGGAGGCCTCCTCAGCTGCCAGAAGAGGTGCCACTGTAGAGGCAAAGCAGTCTGAAGCTGAAGTTGTAACTGAAATCCAGCTTGAAAAGGATCAGCCTTTAGTGAAGGAGAGGGACAATGATACAAAAGTCAAGAGGGGTGCAGGGAATGGGGTGGTTCCAGCTGGGGTGATTCTGGAGAGGAGCCAACCTCCTGGAGAGGACAGTGACACAGATGTGGATGATGACAGCAGGCCTCCTGGAAGGCCAGCTGAGGTCCATTTGGAAAGGGCTCAGCCTTTTGGCTTCATCGACAGCGACACTGATGCGGAAGAAGAGAGGATCCCAGCAACCCCAGTTGTCATTCCTATGAAGAAGAGGAAGATCTTCCATGGAGTAGGTACAAGGGGTCCTGgagcaccaggcctggcccatcTGCAGGAGAGCCAGGCTGGTAGTGATACAGATGTGGAAGAAGGCAAGGCCCCACAGGCTGTCCCTCTGGAGAAAAGCCAAGCTTCCATGGTTATCAACAGCGATACAGATGACGAGGAAGAAGTCTCAGCAGCGCTGACTTTGGCACATCTGAAAGAGAGCCAGCCTGCTATATGGAACAGAGATGCAGAAGAGGACATGCCCCAACGTGTGGTCCTTCTGCAGCGAAGCCAAACCACCACTGAGAGAGACAGTGACACAGACGTGGAGGAGGAAGAGCTCCCAGTGGAAAATAGAGAAGCTGTCCTCAAGGATCACACAAAGATTAGAGCCCTTGTTAGAGCACATTCAGAAAAGGACCAACCTCCTTTTGGGGACAGTGATGACAGTGTGGAAGCAGATAAGAGCTCACCTGGGATCCACCTGGAGAGAAGCCAAGCCTCCACCACAGTGGACATCAACACACAAGTGGAGAAGGAAGTCCCGCCAGGGTCAGCCATTATACATATAAAGAAGCATCAGGTGTCTGTGGAGGGGACAAATCAAACAGATGTGAAAGCAGTTGGGGGACCAGCAAAGCTGCTTGTGGTATCTCTAGAGGAAGCCTGGCCTCTGCATGGGGACTGTGAAACAGATGCAGAGGAGGGCACCTCCCTAACAGCCTCAGTAGTTGCAGATGTAAGAAAGAGCCAGCTTCCAGCAGAAGGGGATGCTGGGGCAGAGTGGGCTGCAGCTGTTCTTAAGCAGGAGAGAGCTCATGAGGTGGGGGCCCAGGGTGGGCCACCTGTGGCACAAGTGGAGCAGGACCTCCCTATCTCAAGAGAGAACCTCACAGATCTGGTGGTGGACACAGACACTCTAGGGGAATCCACCCAGCCACAGAGAGAGGGAGCCCAGGTCCCcacaggaagggagagagaacaaCATGTGGGTGGGACCAAGGACTCTGAAGACAACTATGGTG ATTCTGAAGATCTGGACCTACAAGCTACCCAGTGCTTTCTGGAGAATCAGGGCCTGGAAG CAGTCCAGAGCATGGAGGATGAACCTACCCAGGCCTTCATGTTGACTCCACCCCAAGAGCTTGGCCCTTCCCATTGCAGCTTCCAGACAACAG gTACCCTAGATGAACCATGGGAGGTCCTGGCTACACAGCCATTCTGTCTGAGAGAGTCTGAGGACTCTGAGACCCAGCCTTTTGACACGCACCTTGAGGCCTATGGACCTTGCCTGTCTCCACCTAGGGCAATACCAGGAGACCAACATCCAGAGAGCCCAGTTCACACAGAGCCAATGGGGATTCAAGGCAGAGGGAGGCAGACTGTGGATAAAGTCATGGGTATACCAAAAGAAACAGCAGAGAGGGTGGGCCCTGAGAGAGGGCCAttggagagagaaactgagaaacTGCTACCAGAAAGACAGACAGATGTGACAGGAGAGGAAGAATTAACCAAGGGGAAACAGGACAGAGAACAAAAACAGTTGTTAGCTAGAGACACCCAGAGACAAGAATCTGACAAAAATGGGGAAAGTGCAAGTCCTGAAAGAGATAGGGAGAGTTTGAAGGTAGAAATTGAGACATCTGAGGAAATACAAGAGAAACAAGTACAGAAGCAGACCCTTCCAAGCAAAGCATTTGAGAGAGAAGTAGAGAGACCAGTAGCAAACAGAGAGTGCGATCCAGCCGAGTTAGAAGAGAAGGTGCCCAAAGTGATCCTGGAGAGAGATACACAGAGAGGGGAGCCAGAGGGAGGGAGCCAGGACCAGAAAGGGCAGGCCTCCAGCCCAACACCAGagcctggggtgggggcgggggaccTTCCGGGACCTACCTCAGCCCCCGTACCTTCTGGGAGCCAGTCAGGTGGAAGGGGATCCCCAGTGAGCCCCAGGAGGCATCAGAAAG GCCTCCTGAATTGCAAGATGCCACCTGCTGAGAAGGCTTCCAGGATCAGAGCTGCTGAGAAGGTTTCCAGG GGCGATCAGGAATCTCCAGATGCTTGTCTGCCTCCTACAGTACCTgaagccccagccccaccccaaaaGCCCCTTAACTCTCAGAGCCAGAAACATCTTGCACCTCCGCCCCTTCTTTCTCCCCTTTTACCTTCTATCAAGCCAACCGTTCGTAAGACCAGGCAAGATGGGAGTCAGGAAGCTCCAGAGGCTCCCTTGTCCTCAGAGCTGGAGCCTTTCCACCCAAAGCCTAAAATTAGAACTCGGAAGTCCTCCAGAATGACACCCTTTCCAGCTACCTCTGCTGCCCCTGAGCCCCACCCTTCCACCTCCACAGCCCAGCCAGTCACTCCCAAGCCCACATCTCAGGCCACTAGGAGCAGGACAAATAGGTCCTCTGTCAAGACCCCTGAACCAGTTGTCCCCACAGCCCCTGAGCTCCAGCCTTCCACCTCCACAGACCAGCCTGTCACCTCTGAGCCCACATCTCAGGTTACTAGGGGAAGAAAAAGTAGATCCTCTGTCAAGACCCCTGAAACAGTTGTGCCCACAGCCCTTGAGCTCCAGCCTTCCACCTCCACCGACCGACCTGTCACCTCTGAACCCACCTCTCAGGCTACTAGGGGAAGAAAAAATAGATCCTCTGTCAAGACCCCTGAACCAGTTGTCCCCACAGCCCCTGAGCTCCAGCCTTCCACCTCCACAGACCAGCCTGTCACTTCTGAGCCCACATATCAGGCTACTAGGGGAAGAAAAAATAGATCCTCTGTCAAGACCCCTGAACCAGTTGTGCCCACAGCCCCTGAGCTCCGGCCTTCCACCTCCACAGACCGACCTGTCACCCCCAAGCCCACATCTCGGACCACTAGGAGCAGGACAAATATGTCCTCTGTCAAGACCCCTGAAACAGTTGTCCCCACAGCCCCTGAGCTCCAGATTTCCACCTCCACAGACCAACCTGTCACCCCTAAGCCCACATCTCGGACCACTAGGAGCAGGACAAATATGTCCTCTGTGAAGAACCCTGAATCAACTGTCCCTATAGCCCCTGAGCTCCCACCTTCCACCTCCACAGAGCAGCCTGTCACCCCTGAGCCCACATCTCGGGCTACTAGGGGAAGAAAAAATAGATCCTCTGGCAAGACCCCTGAAACACTTGTCCCCACAGCCCCTAAGCTCGAGCCTTCCACTTCCACAGACCAACCTGTCACTCCTGAGCCCACATCTCAGGCCACCAGGGGCAGGACAAATAGGTCCTCTGTGAAGACCCCTGAAACAGTTGTCCCCACAGCCCCTGAGCTCCAGCCTTCCACCTCCACAGACCAGCCTGTTACCCCTGAGCCTACGTCTCAGGCTACTAGGGGAAGAACAGATAGATCCTCTGTCAAGACTCCTGAAACAGTTGTCCCCACAGCCCCTGAGCTACAGGCTTCCGCCTCCACAGACCAGCCTGTCACCTCTGAGCCCACATCTCGGACCACTAGGGGAAGAAAAAATCGGTCCTCTGTCAAGACCCCTGAAACAGTTGTGCCCGCAGCCCCTGAGCTCCAGCCTTCCACCTCCACAGACCAACCTGTCACCCCTGAGCCCACATCTCGGGCCACTAGGGGCAGGACAAATAGGTCCTCTGTCAAGACCCCTGAATCAATTGTCCCTATAGCCCCTGAGCTTCAGCCTTCCACCTCCAGAAACCAGCTTGTCACCCCTGAGCCCACATCTCGGGCCACTAGGTGCAGGACAAATAGGTCCTCTGTCAAGACCCCTGAGCCAGTTGTCCCCACAGCCCCTGAGCCCCATCCTACCACCTCCACAGACCAGCCTGTCACCCCCAAGCTCACATCTAGGGCCACTAGGAGAAAGACAAATAGGTCCTCTGTCAAGACTCCCAAACCAGTTGAACCAGCAGCCTCTGATCTTGAGCCTTTTACCCCCACAGACCAGTCCGTCACCCCTGAGGCCATAGCTCAGGGTGGTCAGAGCAAAACACTGAGGTCTTCCACAGTAAGAGCTATGCCGGTTCCTACCACCCCTGAATTCCAATCTCCTGTCACCACAGACCAGCCTATTTCCCCTGAGCCTATTACTCAACCCAGTTGCATCAAGAGGCAGAGAGCCGCTGGGAACCCTGGCTCCCTCGCAGCTCCCATTGACCATAAGCCTTGCTCTGCACCCTTGGAACCTAAATCCCAGGCCTCAAGGAACCAAAGATGGGGAGCAGTGAGAGCAGCTGAATCCCTTACAGCCATTCCTGAGCCTGCCTCTCCCCAGCTTCTTGAGACACCAATTCATGCCTCCCAGATCCAAAAGGTGGAACCAGCAGGTAGATCTAGGTTCACCCCGGAGCTCCAGCCTAAGGCCTCTCAAAGCCGCAAGAGGTCTTTAGCTACCATGGATTCACCACCACATCAAAAACAGCCCCAAAGAGGGGAAGTCTCCCAGAAGACAGTGATTatcaaggaagaggaagaagatacTGCAGAGAAGCCAGGGAAGGAAGAG GATGTCGTGACTCCaaaaccaggcaagagaaagagagaccaggCAGAGGAGGAGCCCAACAGAATACCAAGCCGCAGCCTCCGACGGACCAAACTTAACCAAGAATCAACAGCCCCCAAA GTGCTCTTCACAGGAGTGGTGGATGCTCGGGGAGAGCGGGCTGTGCTGGCACTGGGGGGAAGTCTGGCTGGTTCAGCGGCAGAGGCTTCCCACCTGGTCACTGATCGCATCCGCCGGACAGTCAAGTTCCTGTGTGCCCTGGGGCGGGGAATCCCCATTCTGTCCCTGGACTGGCTGCATCAG TCCCGCAAGGCTGGTTTCTTCTTACCCCCGGATGAATATGTGGTGACCGACCCTGAGCAAGAGAAGAACTTTGGCTTTAGCCTTCAAGACGCACTGAGCAGGGCTCGGGAGCGAAGGCTGCTAGAG gGCTATGAGATCTATGTGACCCCTGGAGTCCAGCCACCACCACCTCAGATGGGAGAGATTATTAGCTGCTGTGGAGGCACATACCTACCCAGCATGCCTCGGTCCTATAAG CCTCAGAGAGTTGTGATCACATGCCCTCAGGACTTCCCTCATTGCTCCATTCCACTACGGGTTGGGCTGCCCCTCCTCTCGCCTGAGTTCCTGCTGACTGGAGTGCTGAAGCAGGAAGCCAAGCCAGAGGCCTTTGTCCTCTCCCCTTTGGAGATGTCATCCACCTGA